TCAAGATGACCGCGGCGAGATTTGGGTTCTCATGATTGATGGAAGAGAACATACCTTCCTGAAATCAAACAAGAATTCTGCACGAGGAGGATGCATCCACAGGTTATCACAGGAGCATGCCGTTGTATTGGAAGGTGTCGTGGAATATCACATAAGAGGGAAAAAGAAAAGGATTTACAAAAAAGGAGAAAGCGTCTTGATAGAGCCGAACTGTCCCCATTATTTTGTCGCCCTCGAAGATTCTATTGTTATGGAGTGGGGACCAAGCCCGGATGAGAAAAAAGAAAAGCATCCACAATGGCGAAAAGTCGTCGACAAAATAAATGAAAAGTCCAGGTACTAACCACTGCAAGTAAAGAGAAACCGTAAACTGTGGTCTTAGGCAATGAGCAACAATAGAGTTTGCAACGTAACTGGCTTCGACCAACCCGTTGATAAAAGCAATATGCGCAAGATAAGTCAGATGGAACCTTGGTTCGCTGAAGAAGAGAAAACTGCTGTAATGCAATATCTGAATTCAGGCGGTTGGCTTACCGAGTTCAAGGAAACTCGAAATTTTGAAAAAATGGTGGCAGATTACGTCGGAAGCAAGTATGGTATAGCGGTAAACAATGGCACAATAAGCTTAACTGTCGCTGCTTTGGGTCTCGGGATAGGACGGGGCGACGAAGTTATCGTTCCAGACTTCACCATGATAGCGTCGGCAAACTCTCTTCTTCTAGCTGGAGCGAAGCCCATATTTGTTGACATATCGAGAGAAGACCTTTGCCTTGATTTAGACTTGGTGGAAGATGCCATTTCTTCCAGAACAAAGGCTATAATGTTTGTGAGCATGAACGGAAGATATACCGACATGACACGGCTAAAGTCAATAGCCGAAAATCACAACCTATTCTTAATTGAAGACGCTGCCCAATCATTAGGCTGCAAATGTGCTGGCAAGCATTTGGGCACCTTCGGGCAGGTTGGTTCTTTCTCATTTAGTACACCGAAAATAATCACGACTGGGCAGGGCGGCATGCTTGTTACTGACGACGAAAAATTGTATCGGCTCATGAGCATGATTAAGGATTTTGGGAGATCTGATATCGGCAACTTATCTAGGCAAGTGGACTTCCATGAAATCATCGGCTTTAACTTCAAATTCACCGACTTGCAAGCGGTTATCGGCATTGAGCAAATGAAGAAACTTAGCTGGAGAGTTGAGCGGAAAAAAGCGATCTTCAAGATCTATCATGATTTATTAGAAAGTATTCCGCAAATCGACTTTATTCCCACCAATCTAAAAGACACTTCGCCTTGGTTTATCGACATAATAGTTGAGAGGGGAAGAGATGAACTGGCTTCTTTTCTGAAAAACCAGGGAATCGGCACCAGATATTTCTATCCAGCAATTCATACGCAGCCTCCATATTCGTACGTGAAGAAAAACTTTCCAGTTTCAGATTGGGCTAGTCGCTCAGGATTATGGTTACCATCTTCTGCATTCTTAACTGATGATGATGTACATTACGTGTGTGATCATGTAAGGAAGTACTTCGCGCACAGTGGCTAATTCCATAAATTAATCTTGAAAATCTACAGGTCTTTTAAAATAGCTGTGTTTTCGCTTAAAGGGCTAAAATTCGGGTCGATTATGTAAAATGCCTTACATGAGTTTTCGTCTGCATTACATATAAGGACAAAAAATCAAATGAGATTGACGGAAAGCTTCGCGCGGTAGGCTTATAGAGGTAGAGAAAATCCTATATTGTTATACTATGAATTGTAGTAACTCTTTATTGCATTAAGCAGTGTAGTGGTTGCAGGATAAACAGGCGTCCCATTGGCGTATATGCCTGCCTCAAGTGGGTAAATGAAGGCTGCTGAACAACCTTTGTTGAGCATTGTTTGGATATACTCCCATGAACAAATCCCGCCGTTTGCTCTTATAGTATCCCATTCCCAGTTGCATTCGCCACTCCACCATACTCGGTGGCTTGGATTACTATAAGTAAGCCATCCATCTATTGTTTCAATCAGTTCGTCTATGGACGAACGGTAGCAGTGAAAGTCGGGTATGTCTGAAGCATCAACAAGAATTTTGCAGTTGTTTTCTCCTGAATGCGGATCAATCTGGTAGCCTGCTACCATTGGAAAGTTAACAGCTATTCCCCCTATCAATGAAGACGAAAGGAGATTACTCAACGCATCGTGAACCCATGTTACATGATTCCTCAGTTGAGCACTGGTCCAAATAAAGTTGTTAGAAGCCATCTTATCCTCAAGTTCGTTTTCGGGAGACCAAGCAACGACAATGTTTGCCCACTCTATTTTTTGGCAGACAAAACTTATGACCTCTGGGGTTTTATAGAGTGTTTGCTTATCAATTGCCCAGTCACTTCTAAGTTCGTTGTCCTGAACTATGTATACCCACATTTTGTTCGCATAGAGTATATCAAGAGCTTGTCCTATCATGTCGTAGTTTATTCCTGAACTGGGCAGATCATCGCCAGGAATGTAAAGTTTTACAACTCGGATGCCCACTGCACTCAGTTGAGGCAAAACGGTTTCCAATCCACTTATCGCATTGCCTTCCCAATCGTTGATTGGCAAAAAGTGAAAAGCCCAGCTAACAATGGGAGAAGAAAGTGAATCAAATGTTTCAGTCTGGCCGTCAGCCCAGGTGATTCTTTTTGTTCCAGATGATGTGTATTCAATTGTGCCGTACGACGTAATAATGTTTTGAGAAGCACCTATGGCCATAGCACTATTAATCATCAATACAATTAGACTTATGAGAACCGTGCAGGCGAAGAAAGGTTTTCTGTTGCGTATGAACATTTCCTAGCAACCTTAAATCGTATGTCTTACTATAGCGTAGAATGGCGCCCAAATATTTATCATTTGTGGATTTCGAAGGCACAATTATTAAATGGCAAGGAAAAGATAAATTGCATATGCGGCTATCCACCAAAAAAGATCGAGTTGGGCCTGTTATCTTCAATCGAAAGGATACTGCTGATTTAAGCAATCATAGAGCGATTACCTATCGTAGGTGTTCCTATGACTTACAAACGATTAGTTGTAACTACTAGTTGGGATGACACGCGGGCAGGTTGGAGGCTGTCAAACCTGCTGGAGAGCTACGGATTAAAAGCAACTTTTTATGTTGTCTCCAATTGGATCGGAAAAACGATATCAATAGACGAATTGCGTAGTATGTCTGAAGTTTTTGAATTAGGTGCTCATACTAAAAGTCATGTGATTCTTACGAAGGTTAGCAACGAAGTAGCGAAAAGGGAGATCTCTGGCTCTAAGATTGACTTGGAAAAGAAAATCACACATGTTACATCCTTTGCCTATCCCCATGGTCTCTATCGTAAAGAACATGTGGCAATGGTTAGAGAGGCTGGTTTTCTCTGCGCACGAACAACAAAACCTTTTTCAGTAGATGCATGTAATCCATTTGAAATAAACGTAACGCTGCAAGCAGCACCACATAGACTTATTGATGCTAAAGGTTTAGCTCGATGTTTTAGGATCACTCCGAAGATATTTCTCAGACTTGATTTGTTTAAAAAATGGGACCTTCTGGGTAAAATTTTGTTTGACTCACTTCTACGAACAGGCGGGGTTTTCCATTTGTGGGGTCACGAATGGGAAATAGAACAATATAAAAGTTGGTCCAGACTTGAGGATCTGCTGGCTCATATCGCTTTTCGGCGCAACGTCACTTATCTAACAGTGACCGATTGCGCAACAATGTTATGCAATAATAGGAAAAATGCTAAATTTTGTTAATTAACGCGTTAGAGTCAAGTCCATGAAACCTTGTTTTATCGAGATTACGAGGTAGCTACATGTCTGTTGAAGAATTGAGAAATAATAATGAATGGGACGAATTCCTGCGTGAATCTCTACAGGGAACCTTTTACCATAGTCTAAAATGGAAGGAGGTAATTGAAAAGTCTTTTTCGTATCGAGCACATTATCTTGTTGTTAAAAATGGAAATGGAAAAATTATCGGTATTTGCCCTGCTTTCATACGGAAATATGGCGGATTAAAGATATACACTTCAATGCCACACTCCGACTTTGGAGGACCAATAATAAAAGAAAGTTATGTTGAAAAATCTGCTTTCTTGTTGAAAAACTTCATTGAAGAGTTATGTTTTGAACAAGGAATATCGTGTGCAGAAATTTATTTCAGCGATGAGAAAGTGGCTCGATTTTTCAAATCATCGCCAGGATATGTCGATTCAAGTAGGGGCGTTATGTTTCTTGATCTCAAGGTTAGATCATCTGATATTATATGGAAGGAAATTTTTTCAGGAAAGCAGCGATATGAAATTAAACGCTTCGAACGAAATGGTTTCTGCATCAGAGAGGCGTCCACCAAATCCGATTTAAGAGAATTTTACCGCCTTTACCTTGACAATATGCGGCATTTAGACAGCTACGGAAATCCCTATAGTTTTTTTCGAAATATTTGGGATCTGCTTTTTCCTAAAAACTTCAATATGCTTCTGCTTGAAAAGGGAAAATGTTTAGGCGGTTTGGCCCAATTCAAATATGAAAAGGGAATCTATGGCGGCTATGTAGCGATAGATAGACAGTGGAATTGGGGAAGATACTCAATGATGCCCTATATGATTTGGAAACTAATAAGCTGGGCTGAAGAAAACGGTTTTAGGTATATTTCATTGGGCTCAACACCTTCTCAAAACGCAAACGCATACCACATCCAAAAAAGTAATTTTGGAGCTGCGTTTTTGCAGCAAGAGAAAGTTACCATTCCCTTTAGTTTTAATGCTAAAGTTTACATGTTAGCGAAGACAAAGGCTATTCCATCATGCAAGCAATCAGAAAAATTTTTCCCAATAAATTTCGAGCTTTCTTAAGAAAATTTATTCAATAAGTACCATTTTACTCCAAAAAGGATTTGCTCCATTGTCCTATTCGTAAAGCAACTTTAGTGGGTCCGACAAATAAAACTGCTTCTAATCCAAGACTATTTAGGAAGAAGTTTAAAACAACTTCGTTCTTTTTCATTATGGATAGCATATCTTTTGGATAATCTGCAGGATCACGAATGTACCGCTTTTGATCCGAACACTGCAGAACGCCCTGCAGTAGAAACAAAGAAGATCATAGAAAAACAAATCCACAGTTTATTTGTTTATCCTTGAGAAATATTGATACAGGAAATTCACATTATATTTTTTCGTGCTTTAACACATTTGCATCAATGGTGAAGCTTGTTAAGCGATTAAGTCCTTATGCAAAGATAGTTGTTGGCGGGGCAGGATTTTCGTTATTCGGAAAAGAGATTATGACGAATTTGCCGGAAATCGACTATGGTATTTTTATTGAAAGCGAGGAGTCGTTTCCCAGACTTTTAAAAAGTTATAATTACCCTGAGCGCGTTAAAGGCATATTCTTTCGAAAGGATTGTCAAATATTCTTTACAGGAAGAAGTAAACCAGTAGATTTCGAGCGACTGCCTGCGCCACCAAGAGCGTTACCCGAAATAGATTTAAAAAGTTACAGTAGCGTCGCTCATTCTATTGGAGTTCAAACCAAACGAGACTGTGCCTTTGAATGTGCATACTGCACTTATCCTTATATTCAAGGAAAGAATTTGCGGTTGCGATCGCCAAAGCACGTTGTCGATGAGATAGAAAACGTGGTAAACGTGTACGATGTAACGGCTTTGTTTTTTTGTAGACACTATTTTTAATTTTCCGCTGGATAATGCCTGAAGAATTTGTGAAGAACTAATCAAAAGAAAGGTAAATATCGAATGGCGTGCGTCGTTCAGAGAGGATTTTGTCAATAAGAAATTTATTACAGCGGCAAGAAATTCTGGGTGTAATGTCTTTGAATTCTCTTCGGATGAGGGCTCGGAGAAAGCGCTTGGAATTCTCCGTAAGGGATGGGAATAGTGAATAATAATAAGAGCATATGATGCAATCAACGCTGTGGACGGGGTCAAATTTAGCTGCAATTTAATGTGCAACATGCCGGCTGAAATTTCAGAAACTGTTATGGGCTTTCATCAGTTCTTGTTTAGAACTACTGGAAAATACTTGAAAAAACTCGAAGGAATCGACATCACCAACATTCGTATATACCCAAATACGCGAATTCATCAAATTGCCCTAAAGGATGGAAATCAACAAAACAACGAACTTGTTAGCGCCCATCTTCTATGATCCGCCACACCTTTTAACACTGCTTATATCGCTGTAAGACCGTTTCTGCTACTAGAAAAATTCACTTGGAATCTTGTTTCAAATTATCGCAATGCAGCATATCTCTTTACAAGCAATCGATTGGCGCAATTCACCTCTGAATCTAGATAATGTGGAAGCATCTGTTAAGAAACTTCAGTAGTTAAAGACCTATAGATTGGCAGAGGGAAAGTTGCAAATACAATTATTTACCTAAGTGAAAAAAGAAACCAAATTTGCGGCAAAAACTAGGAGTGAATAATTATAGCAGGAATCTGCGCTATCTTGGGGTCTGATGCAAACAGAAATATAAAAATAATCTGTGAAAGCCTTAGACATAGAGGTCCAGACGATAGCGGATATTACTTTAACGAAAACGTTGCTCTGGGGCACCAAGCTCTAAAACTAAGTGCTGCTCCAAGCAACCATCAACCACTCACCAACGAAGACAACAAAATCTGGATCACGTTCGATGGTGAAATCTACAACAAAGGACAGCTTATAGAGCAACTAGAAAAAAAACATGCATTCAGGACAAATTCTAGCGCAGAAGTTGTAGTTCACTCCTATGAGGAGAATGGGCCAGATTGTGTTAACCTGTTTAATGGACTGTTTGCCTTTTGCCTCTGGGATCCTACAAACAAGCAGTTGTTCTGCGCCAGAGACAGACTGGGTGAGAAACCACTTTATTATAGCAATTTCCAAGGTCAGCTTATTTTCGCATCGGAGATACAAGGCATACTGGCGTATCCGCTGTTTTCAAGAAAACCCAATGATCATTTCATATATCAGTATATGCTAACAGGCTATCCTAAGAGAAACGGGGATACTTTTTTTGCGGGAATCAAGGAAATACTGCCTGGCCACTTCATGGTGGCTAGCAGAAATGGGTTTTCTGTCAGCAAATATTGGCATCCATTAAAGCAATTGAAATCCAATACCATTAAAGATGACAGCTCTTATGCATCTGAATTTCAACAGCTATTAAAAAACGCGGTAGGCATTAGGCTCCCACCAGAATCTCCGGTTGGGACACTTCTTAGTGGCGGGCTTGATTCAACATCCCTTGTTTTTATAATCGACCAACTTCTGAAGCAGGAAAGCGAATTAAAAGCTCAAAATAGAAAATCGCAAGAACTGTTTTCTGCTATTTATGAAAGTTCGACGGAACAAGGTGACGAAAGGTCCTACATCCGAGGAGTTGGAAATGTTTTAGAAACGGAGATTAACTACGTTTATCCCTCTGTTTCGGGGTATTGGAATGAAATCAAGAGATTCATATTTCGCATTGAAGAGCCAGTAGCCGTCTTTAACTATTACGTCTTTTGGTGTCTTTTTCAAGCTGCAAGACAGAAAGTGAGTTTCGTTTTCAGTGGTCAAGGAGCCGATGCGCTTCTCGGAGGGCAATCTAATCATACTCTAAAGTACTTAGAAGAGCTTTGGGCGCGCAAAAATTTCAGTCAACTCACAAAAGAACTAGCGAGTGACACAAGACGGATTTTATCCATGTTAGCTTGGTCAACTTTTTTCGGTCGCGGAGCTGAATCAAAGAGAAAGGCACTGCTTGCACCAAAGTTTGTTGAAGCTCATCGTAATGAATCGCTTTTAAATGAAACTTCCTCTCTTGAGAGCGCTCTTCTTAATGACGTTACGCAACATTCTGTCGAATATCTTCGTGTTGATGATAGAGCTTCTTCTGCTTTCTCTATTGAGTGTATTCATCCTTTTCTCGACCACAGACTTGTTGAATTCGCCTTCTCACTTCCCGCTAACCAAAAAATTAGAAATGGCTTGACAAAATATGTACTTAGAAAAGCTATGAAAGGTTTAATTCCAGAAGCTATCCGTTTGAATAAAAAGAAGTTGGGCACACCAATACCCCAGCAACGCTGGATGAGGGAGCTACAGCAGTATATCACGAACCTTATAGCGTCTGATAAATTCAAAGAAAGAGGATATTTTGATCAGTCTGCAGTTTTGTATATCTTCAACCGTTACTGCGAAGGGAAGTTTAACCGTGTGGAGCATCATTATTACACGAATATACTTTGGCGAATTGTTAACTTGGAACTTTGGTTTGAAATTTTTTTTAAATGAGCGTTACACATAGAGGACGAGGTGCTTCAAATGGCAAAGGACATAATATCTATAGAGAAAGTGTTGAATTCGAGATGCTCCAGTGACTTGGAGACTGTTTCAGAAAAACTTCATTGGGGCACTATGACTGATCAGTTACCTCCACAATCCGTAATTGATCAAGTGTTTGAATGTTGCAAGGTGCCTCGATTTTCAAATGGAGACCTCATCCAATGGTGGAAAGATGGATATTTATATACTGGATTTAAGCTGGTCGAAGGTTCGGATATGGCGCGTTTGCTTAACATTGAAAGCGGCATGCAGCAACAAGCAGTATATTTAGCCTGTTCTGCAATGGGCTTAGGGACGTGCATACTCAATCAAGGTGTAAACGGAACAGTGTACGGAGAGAAAATTGCCACTGGTAGGCATATGCTCCGGGTATTATCTAGCAACTTCGAATTTCGGAAATTTTCGGAAAAAGCTCCTGGACCACAAAAACCATTTGTGGCTGGTATC
The Candidatus Bathyarchaeota archaeon DNA segment above includes these coding regions:
- the asnB gene encoding asparagine synthase (glutamine-hydrolyzing), yielding MGSDANRNIKIICESLRHRGPDDSGYYFNENVALGHQALKLSAAPSNHQPLTNEDNKIWITFDGEIYNKGQLIEQLEKKHAFRTNSSAEVVVHSYEENGPDCVNLFNGLFAFCLWDPTNKQLFCARDRLGEKPLYYSNFQGQLIFASEIQGILAYPLFSRKPNDHFIYQYMLTGYPKRNGDTFFAGIKEILPGHFMVASRNGFSVSKYWHPLKQLKSNTIKDDSSYASEFQQLLKNAVGIRLPPESPVGTLLSGGLDSTSLVFIIDQLLKQESELKAQNRKSQELFSAIYESSTEQGDERSYIRGVGNVLETEINYVYPSVSGYWNEIKRFIFRIEEPVAVFNYYVFWCLFQAARQKVSFVFSGQGADALLGGQSNHTLKYLEELWARKNFSQLTKELASDTRRILSMLAWSTFFGRGAESKRKALLAPKFVEAHRNESLLNETSSLESALLNDVTQHSVEYLRVDDRASSAFSIECIHPFLDHRLVEFAFSLPANQKIRNGLTKYVLRKAMKGLIPEAIRLNKKKLGTPIPQQRWMRELQQYITNLIASDKFKERGYFDQSAVLYIFNRYCEGKFNRVEHHYYTNILWRIVNLELWFEIFFK
- a CDS encoding DegT/DnrJ/EryC1/StrS family aminotransferase, whose product is MRKISQMEPWFAEEEKTAVMQYLNSGGWLTEFKETRNFEKMVADYVGSKYGIAVNNGTISLTVAALGLGIGRGDEVIVPDFTMIASANSLLLAGAKPIFVDISREDLCLDLDLVEDAISSRTKAIMFVSMNGRYTDMTRLKSIAENHNLFLIEDAAQSLGCKCAGKHLGTFGQVGSFSFSTPKIITTGQGGMLVTDDEKLYRLMSMIKDFGRSDIGNLSRQVDFHEIIGFNFKFTDLQAVIGIEQMKKLSWRVERKKAIFKIYHDLLESIPQIDFIPTNLKDTSPWFIDIIVERGRDELASFLKNQGIGTRYFYPAIHTQPPYSYVKKNFPVSDWASRSGLWLPSSAFLTDDDVHYVCDHVRKYFAHSG
- a CDS encoding polysaccharide deacetylase family protein, translating into MTYKRLVVTTSWDDTRAGWRLSNLLESYGLKATFYVVSNWIGKTISIDELRSMSEVFELGAHTKSHVILTKVSNEVAKREISGSKIDLEKKITHVTSFAYPHGLYRKEHVAMVREAGFLCARTTKPFSVDACNPFEINVTLQAAPHRLIDAKGLARCFRITPKIFLRLDLFKKWDLLGKILFDSLLRTGGVFHLWGHEWEIEQYKSWSRLEDLLAHIAFRRNVTYLTVTDCATMLCNNRKNAKFC
- a CDS encoding GNAT family N-acetyltransferase yields the protein MSVEELRNNNEWDEFLRESLQGTFYHSLKWKEVIEKSFSYRAHYLVVKNGNGKIIGICPAFIRKYGGLKIYTSMPHSDFGGPIIKESYVEKSAFLLKNFIEELCFEQGISCAEIYFSDEKVARFFKSSPGYVDSSRGVMFLDLKVRSSDIIWKEIFSGKQRYEIKRFERNGFCIREASTKSDLREFYRLYLDNMRHLDSYGNPYSFFRNIWDLLFPKNFNMLLLEKGKCLGGLAQFKYEKGIYGGYVAIDRQWNWGRYSMMPYMIWKLISWAEENGFRYISLGSTPSQNANAYHIQKSNFGAAFLQQEKVTIPFSFNAKVYMLAKTKAIPSCKQSEKFFPINFELS
- a CDS encoding cupin domain-containing protein, encoding MKLEKIHQDDRGEIWVLMIDGREHTFLKSNKNSARGGCIHRLSQEHAVVLEGVVEYHIRGKKKRIYKKGESVLIEPNCPHYFVALEDSIVMEWGPSPDEKKEKHPQWRKVVDKINEKSRY